The genomic stretch TACCCGAAAAGACGGGCCGTTCATCGCAATTGACTGTGGGGCTCTTCCGCGCGAACTTGCTGGCAGTGAATTGTTCGGACATGTCAAAGGGGCTTTTACAGGAGCATTGGACAATAAAACCGGACATTTTGAAATGGCCAATGGTGGGACAATCTTTCTCGATGAAATCGGCAACCTGGGATATGAAGTCCAAATACAACTCCTAAGAGCAATTCAAGAAAGAACCATAAGAAAAATAGGAGGCAACAAAGAAATCCAAATAGATGTGCGGATTATTGCAGCCACCAATGACAACTTACTCTTGCAGGCTGGAGATGGGCATTTTCGGGAAGACCTGTATCATAGATTGAATGAATTTACGCTAAGTGCTATTCCCCTGAGAAACAGAAAAGAAGATCTGGAAGATTTTGCAGGGCAATTCCTGGAAGAGAGCAATGATAGACTGGGGAAAAATATCAAAGGGTTTTCACCCGAAGTTTGGGAAACATTCCTAGCCTATGACTGGCCCGGAAATCTTCGGGAATTACGAAACATCATCAAACGGGCAGTACTGCTTTCCTCTGGATCTCATGTGGAAAAAGAATCATTGCCTGCAGACTTATACGAACCCTCTTCTTCCATAGGCTCCACTCAAAGTACACACGGATCATTTTCGCGTACGAATGAATTGCCTTCTCCAAAAGACTATAAATCCCAATGGGTAGAACAAGAGAAGGAGCTGATTCAAAAAGTACTGATGGACACTAAGTTCAACAAGTCTAAAACTGCGAGAATACTGAATATGGACCGTAAAACGCTCTACAGTAAAATGGAGAAATACGGGTTAGACTGATCCTAAACATTCACAGTTTTGTCAATGGTCTCGGTGAGCGCTGCCAGCAGGATGCGGATCTCCTCATCTAGCTGATTAAGCAAATCTCCGAGGCCATTTTTATTTCCGATTTTCAAACTGTTCTCCACTTTTCTAGCTGTCTGTCCGGCAGAGCTTTTTATCTGCCCCAGCCTACTTCCCAGTTGGTGACAGATCTCCAGAATTTGATCAAAATCATTTTTCCTTCTGGCTTGTTGCATCATTTCCAGGTCCTTTTGGGTTTCTGCCACCAGTTCACGCACGATATCCTGAAGCAATAATTCATCCCCCATGCAGAACCTCGCTAAGTCTTTCAATTGAAACAAGGTGCTTTCTGACTCAGAGATTTTTTTATTTACCGGGGAATCTTTCAGCACATGATCAGGGAAGAACCTTCCTAGACACTCTATTAATACACGCTCCTGGAATGGTTTGAAAATAATTTCAGAAAATCCACTTTCCAGCATTTTATCCCGCTCTTCCACAAAGACATTAGCTGTCATAGCCAGAATAGGTATCCCCTGATACTTCTCATATGACCGTAATTTTCTCACTACGTCAAAACCCGAAAATTCAGGCATCTGTATATCCAGTATAGCCAGATCAAAATCGATCGAGACAAACTCGTCCCGGAAATTTGTACCACCAGGATACGCAATAATAGAAGCCCCAAAGTAACTAAGGATAGTTTCCAAATACCGTATCCCCACCTTATCATCATCTACCAACAGGATTTTCAATCCAGCCAGATCCAGTGAAACAATTTCATCAGGATTGAAAACACCCAGCTCTGATTCTGTGGTACCCATCGGCAGCTTTACCAGCATCGTAGTCCCTTCGCCTTGTTCACTTGTTGCGGTGATTTCCCCTTCCATGAGAGACACGAGTCGCTGCACTATGGCCAATCCCAGTCCAGTGCCTCCATATTTTCTGGAAATAGAAGTGTCTGCCTGGTCAAATTCACGAAAAACTTTTTCAAGAACCTCCTTGGACATCCCGATGCCCGTGTCGCTGATCTCCACAGTTAGCACACCCTCTCCCCACTTCACATCTACACATATTGCCCCGTCCGAAGTAAACTTAAAAGCATTGCTCAGCAAGTTATTCAGAATCTGCTTAAGTCTAAGCTGATCACCTATAAGCCATTTATCTTCAGGAAGCTCCAGTGACCATTCAAAATCGATTTTCTTTTCAGAAGCCTGCAATTCGAAAAAGTTCTGAAGAGAAGAGAATAGTACTTCGGGGTCAAAAGGATGCGCTTCCAGCTTTAATTTACCTGCCTCCAGTTTGGAGAAATCCAGCACCTCATCCACGATCTCCATAAGCGTATCAGAAGCAAAGCCGATCATTCTTAAATGGGATTGCTGACTGGAGTCCAATTCGGATTTTTCCAGAACTGATCTGTATCCCTGGATCACATGAAGCGGATTCCGTATTTCATGGCTCATATTCGCCAAAAACTCCTGTTTGGATCTTGCCAGCTGTTCTGATTTCTGTCTGGAGATTTCCAGATTCTCCTGATACTTTTTAGTTACTTTGATTTCTTTCAATATCGAATACACCATCACCGCCGCGCCAATCACTGCCAAGATCACTATCATGATCAAAAAATAGGTCATGTCATAGGTCAGTTTATACGCGGAATCATTTTGTGTATCAGACTTCTCCAATGCACGCTGCTGTAAGGTACTGACCAGATTCTGGATAGTATTGATAATCTTACTTTGGCTGACAGAAATCTCTGATTCCATCTGGGCTAGTTTCTGTCTCTGAAAAGCTTCTTCCCTATTAACCCTGTTGATTACGCCGCGGATATTATAAAGCACACTATCCAAGGGCTGACCTGCAGGCAAATTGGGGTCTTTGATGTTTTGTTTCTGGAGATCCCGCAGATAGGCAAGGGATTTATCGTCATCCTTTGAAAGGATATTCTTATTTGCCATAGCTTCCTGTCGTAAGGACATTTCCTGCTCCAGTTCCTTAAAAAGGTAATCTTTCGGGTTGATTTTACCAATGGGCTGCAGCTCAAGGCTGGTGGCCCGTCTCCGTATCCCCAATTCCACTTTGTTTAATGCTTCTTGGGTAAAATTCCTATTAGCTAAGTTTGTCTTAACCTCATATAGGTTGATATAACCTATGATCAGGGTATCCAGATTTGTCTGCACACTTTGGATATAGCTATATTCAAGGGAATCTTCGGCTAAAGATGCCAATTCCCATAGCTTATCCTTCAGAGAAACCACGCTGGAATCCTGAACTCTAAAATCTTCATCTATACCAGAATGGTCAAATTGGGTGATCTGTATAATTTCCGACTGCAGTTTGTTAAGTAGATTAAGCTTCTGATTTGGCTCAGCAAGCTCCTTCATGGTTTCGAGGAGCCTATTTTGGGTATAATAAGTCAGCCCCGCCATTCCGATCAGAAAAATAGCAGCAATGAAAAAGCCAGTAACGACTTTACCTGCAGTATTGGAGCTTGGGGTTTTCCTCTTCATTAAAAACACATTAACACTAAAACCAATAATTATTCCAACTGAGGATTAAAACCGCAAGAGTGTATATCCTTTTGGAACATAGGTAGTGACGGTGGTCAGAGCCGAAAGAGCGACATTGACACCAGGATACAATTCACTAGTTTTTACCCCTCTTGCATGAAGGGATTGACCACACACCAAAATCTCTACTCCGGCTTCTTCCAAAGCTTTATACACGGGAATGTTGGGATTATCTGTAGAAAACCGCTTTTGATATTCTTCATTTCCCAGAATTGTGAAAATGGCACTTCCATGTACCACCACCTTCACATGCATTTGCCTTTTGGAAACACCAGAAATCCCATGAAGATTCATCATTCGGGCCATATTGTCTACCCAACGGCTGATTTCAGCATTATCTGTGGCTCCCGTGGACATATCCACAAGAATATAGTAATCCAAATCAGGGTCGGGCTTCTCTGTGGCTTCAGTCACCTGATAAATACCCCCAAAACCTTTCACCAAAGGAAACTGCGCTTCTTGAGCCAGTGAAAACTGAGTTGCTAATAGGGAAACAAAAAAGCTGAGGGAAGCGATTATTTTTATCATAAGTCTGGAATAAGTATGAAAATGTAAGGAAAATATCAGGGAGGAAAGTGGCCAGTGATGGAAAAATGATTGTTTTTCAATGGATCAGCTGATTTTCTGAGCCCCGATTCATATATTCATGATTCATTCACAAAAAAAAGATCGGTGTGCGCAGACACAAATCGAAGCATAACCTCATAAGTCCAGCTACTGGACAATTTCGTGTGCTCCTGATTAAATAAATACTCAATCCGTAAATTAAATAAGCATTATTACCACAATGCGATTTAGTAAGCAAAATCGGAGAACAATAACTATTTCCTTTTAAACTTCTCCAACCACTTTATCATACTCCTACGCTCGGAAGGATGGGCAATCGCCCAAATTACCCCAATATAAAGTAGAGTGATCAAAAAATAAATTATCGCCATAGTTCAAATATAAAAGTAAGCACCTATTCCTGTCATTAGGATAGTCAAACACTGCCACAAATTTCGGTTGGTAAGACACAAACCGAGGCGACCCAGAAAAAACGTCGCAAATCTCAACTCTAAAATGACCTCGTAAATCGTACTTCTAAAATCATAAACAAAAAAAGCCTTAACCGAATAAACGATCAAGGCCTTTTCTGTGCGCACGAGAGGATTCGAACCTCCACACTACTTAAAGCACCAGCCCCTCAAGCTGGCGTGTCTACCAGTTTCACCACGTGCGCAGTTAACAGTCTGCAAAAGTATCATACTTGCCGATTACAAGCAAACCCGACGCTAACCTTTTGCATTTATTTTCTTCGGGACTACCCGTAAACTTTCTTTTCAGCCGACAACAGTGTGTTGTAAAGCAAAGAAGCAATAGTCATCGGCCCTACACCACCAGGCACAGGTGTGATGGCAGATGCAATTTCAGCTACTTCCTCAAACTTCACGTCGCCTACCAGCCTAAATCCTGATTTCTTGCTGGCATCTTCGATTCTATGGATTCCCACATCGATCACCACTGCTCCTGGTTTCACCATGTCAGCCGTTACAAAATGTGGTTTGCCCAGGGCCACAATAAGAATGTCTGCAGATCTGGCTATTTCGGGGAGGTTGGCAGTACGGCTATGAGTCAGCGTCACGGTAGCATTTCCAGGATAGCCATTTCTGGCCATCAGAATACTCATCGGACTTCCTACGATATGACTTCTACCAATTACCACGCAATGCTTGCCTGAGGTCTCAATATTGTATCTTTTCAGAAGCTCTACGATCCCATAAGGAGTTGCTGCCACGTAAGCTGGCCAGTTGAGTGCCATACGTCCAACATTTGCCGGAGTAAACCCATCCAAGTCTTTCTCAGGCTTGATCTTATCGGTTACTTTCTCCACGGAGATATGCTTAGGCAGAGGAAGTTGTACGATCAACCCATCTATTTCCGGGTTTTCGTTAATATCAGCAACTACCTTCAGCAGCTCTTCTTCGGAGACATCGTCATCCAGTCTTACCAAGGTGGATTCAAAACCACATTCACTGCAGGCTTTCACTTTCGCATTCACATAAGTGTGACTCGCACCGTCATTTCCTACCAAAATAGCGGCAAGATGGGGTGTTTTTCCTCCCTCCGCTTTGATTTCCGCTACACGGGCAGCAATTTCAGATTTGATTTCAGAGGATGTTTTTTTACCGTCGATGAGAATTGCCATGTTTTTTTATTTGAGGATTCAAACTTCGGTATTCAACATTCGAAGTTCGTCATTCATTATTCAATTATTGTTTTTTTCTGCAGTCCCAACACTTTTGACAAATATTGAAATCAGCTGATTGCATTCATTTTGTAGACTTACGATTCAATATTCGAACTTCATCATTCTACATTCGATATTATTTTTTTAATGATGAATGTCCAATATTGAATACTGAATATCGAAGTTCAAAACCTCGCAGTCACTTCTTAATCAAGCTTCAGCACCGCCATAAACGCCTCCTGCGGCACCTCGACGTTACCGACTTGCCTCATTCGCTTCTTACCTTTTTTCTGCTTTTCGAGGAGTTTTCGTTTACGGGAAATATCACCACCATAGCACTTCGCCAATACGTTTTTACGTAAGGCTTTAACGGTTTCCCGAGCGATGATTTTCTGCCCTATCGCTGCCTGTATGGCGATTTCAAACATCTGTCTCGGCACCAGTTCCTTCAGCTTTTCGCACAGTCTTCTACCCCATTCGTACGCTTTGTCTCTATGGACTACTGCTGACAAAGCATCTACCGGTTCCCCATTTAGCATCACATCCAGCCTCACCATATGTGACACTTCGTATCCTTTCAACTCATAATCCAACGAGGCATAACCTCTGGAAATGGTTTTCAGCTTATCGAAGAAGTCAAATACAATCTCTGCCAGCGGCATATCGAAAGTCAGTTCCACACGCTCTGCAGTCAGGTAAACCTGATTTTTGATCTGCCCTCGCTTGTCCATACATAGCGTAATCACTGCGCCCACATATTCGGAGGCCGTGATGATGGACGCTTTCACATAGGGCTCCTCAATATGCTTCATACGCGTAGGATCAGGCATGTCCGACGGCGCATTGATGACTTGGTATGTATCGTTAGTCATCAGCGCCTTGAACTGCACTGAAGGCACAGTCGTGATCACTGTCATGTCAAACTCACGCTCTAAACGCTCTTGGATGATCTCCATATGGAGCATTCCCAAAAAGCCGCAACGGAAGCCAAAGCCCAAAGCCATGGAGGTTTCAGGCTCCCAAACGAGTGATGCATCATTCAGCTGAAGCTTCTCCATCGAATAGCGAAGTTCCTCGTAGTCGGTAGTCTCCACAGGGTAAATACCTGCAAATACCATCGGCTTTACGTTTTCAAAACCCTGAATAGCTTTATCACAAGGCCTTTTGATGTGAGTGATGGTATCACCCACTTTGATTTCTTTGGCAACTTTCACCCCAGAGATCAGGTAACCAACGTTACCGGCGCTCATAGTATGCTGTGGGATTTGGTTTAGTCCCAAAATCCCGATTTCATCTGCCTCGTATTCTTTTCCGGTATTGACAAATTTGATCTTGTCACCTTTACTGAAGGTACCGTTGAAAATCCTGAAGATTACTTCTACGCCCCGGAAGGGGTTGTAAACCGAGTCAAAAATCATCGCTTGAAGCGGAGCGTCTGGATCTCCTTTGGGTGCTGGAATTCTATTCACCACAGCTTTCAGGATATCGTCTATGCCGATACCTGTTTTGCCGGAGGCCAAAATAATATCTTCTCTATCGCAACCGATCAGATCAATCACCTCATCGGCAACAGATTCTGGGTCAGCACCAGGAAGATCAATTTTATTTAAAACAGGAATGATTTCCAGATCATGGCCAAGAGCCAGATACAAGTTGGAAATCGTCTGCGCTTCGATTCCTTGGGAAGCATCCACGATCAGCAATGCACCTTCACAGGCTGCAATCGATCGGGAAACCTCATATGAAAAATCGACGTGGCCGGGCGTATCAATCAAGTTGAGCGTATATACCTCACCTTCATGGGTATATTTCATCTGGATCGCATGAGACTTGATCGTGATACCACGCTCTCGCTCCAAATCCATATTATCCAACAACTGATTCTGCATATCGCGATCCGCGACAGTATCAGTTTGCTGCAGTAATCTATCCGCCAGTGTACTCTTCCCATGATCAATATGGGCGATGATACAGAAATTCCTTATTTTTTGCATATCCATTCTGCCCGCAAAAGTAGTGAAAATTAACAGGATCATTTCATTTTGAAGCGTTTCTTATACAATCCACTTCAACCACCGTCAAACTTAAAAAGTGTTAAAACTGTAGAAGCTGCGCCTCCATCCAAAAGTTATACCCTTCATTAAACGGCTGTGAAAAGCAGCTTTTAACTAGGTATTTTGATTATTTTCTCCCCACTTTCTGTAAAAAAGCACACATTTTTTTCCTAATTTCACATGACACTCATAAGAAAATCCCCCATTTTTACTCAAACAGTGAGTTTTTTACGCATGGTATGATTATCTCTACTGAAGCTGATAATATTTTAACGGAATTAATCTCAACTGATGAAATACCACTATTTATTTAGGTCAAACAGAAAAGTCTTATTCACTATCCTATCATCACTGACACTAATGATAGGATGTAAAGAGGCAGAAGTAGAAGAAGAGGGCATTCCATTGCCTGTATTGACTCTTAAGCAAGAATCAGCAGCACTTGCCTTTAATTACCTAGGCTCAATAGAAGGTGTAGAGAATGTTCAGATCCGTCCCCAAGTGGAAGGAATTCTGGAGGCAATCTATGTAGATGAAGGTCAATATGTCAAAAAGGGCGATCCATTGTTTAAGATCAACAGTCAGCCCTACATGGAAGACTTAAAGAACGCACAGGCGAATGTCGAACTTGAGAAAGCCCGATTAAAAAAGGCTCAGACTGAAATAGACAGGTTACGTCCTCTAATTGAGAATGAAGTGATCTCAGGCGTAAGGATGGAAACCACTCTGGCTGACTATGAGGTGGCTCAGTCTTCCCTGGCAAAGGCAGAAGCTGCAGCGGCCAATATGCAGATCAACATGAATTTCACTACCATAAATGCTCCTGTGGACGGCTTGATAGGAAGGATCCCAAAGTCTATCGGGAATGTGGTCAAAAAATCCGACGATGCTCCTATCACCACGCTATCCAATGTAAGAGAAATTTATGTTTATTTCTCTATGAGTGAATCTGACTACCTCTACTATGAGCGGATGAAAAAAGATTCCACCTCTAAGCGAATGAATCCAGATGTAAAACTGGTATTGGCTGACGGGAGCATTTATGATAAGGTGGGTAAAATCGATGCAAATTCAGGCCAAATTAACCGATCCACAGGATCCATTACTTTACGGGCACATTTTGAAAATCCTGACACACTATTAAGGACAGGAAATACAGGTAAAATCTTAATGGAGCAGATTTACCCAAATGCTATTCTCATACCGCAGTCCGCTACCACTACGATCCAAGACAAACGGTTCATTTTCTTGCTGAATGATGACAATACCGTGTCCCAGCATGAAATTACTATAGAGGGAAGATCCGGCACAAATTATATTGTAACCGGTAACACACTTAAACCAAATGATAGAATTGTAACTGCAGGACTTAATAAGCTGAGCGAAGGTGTTTTGGTCAAACCTTTGGCACAAGGCAAATTACTATCTGATCTGTAATCCCTAACAAGCGGTAACCCTTCATAACCCTCTCTTTAAGTTATAAAGAAGGGAGTTTAATTAAATTCATTAACATACTAATTCTCTCTGATTTAGAGAGGGGTGGCTCTCCTTGTGGGTTGTTACCACTTTTTGTCAAGGTTAACCCTGATGAACGCATGATAAAAAACATAATTCAAAGGCCGGTCCTCGCATTGGTAATATCTATCCTCCTAGTTTTGGCAGGAGCTGCCAGTATTTCCAAACTTCCCGTTGAAAGATTTCCGGAAATCGCACCTCCCAGTGTGAGTGTCCAAGTGTATTATCCTGGTGCAAATGCAGAAACGGTTGCCAAATCTGTACTTCTCCCCCTTGAAGAAGCTATAAACGGTGCGGAGAACATGAGTTATATAAACTCCACAGCCACTAACTCCGGAAGGGGGCGATCCACGGTCTATTTTGAGCCGGGTACTGATCCAAACGTAGCCGCTGTAGAAATCCAAAATAGAATTTCCATGGTGATGGAGCAGATTCCTTCCGAGGTAAGGGAAGCAGGAATCGTGGTGTTAAAGAGACTTAAAGGATCTCTGATGACCATCAATATCTACAGCGAAAACGGCACTTTTGATGAAACATTTCTGAATGCATACACCCGTATGAAAATCAGAAGGGAACTCAAAAGAGTCGGAGGGATTGCAGAAGCTTCTATTCTTAGATCGAGAGATTATGCGATGAGAATCTGGCTAAACCCTGAAAAATTAGCTCTTTACGGATTGACCCCGCGGGATGTCATGGATGAAGTAAGAGACCAAAGCTTTGAGGCTGCCCCCGGGAAATTTGGAGAAAACTCTGAAGAGGTTTTTGAGATTATTTTGAAGCATGGCGGACGATTCAGTGAGCCGGAAGAGTATGAAAACCTGGTCATTAAATCAGAAGCAGACGGTTCGCAACTCCGGCTTAGAGACGTGGCAAGGCTTGAATTTGGCGCTTCTAACTACGCCAGTGAAAATAGACTGGATGGAAAAGCCGCAGTGACTATAGATATCGTGCAGCAGCAGGGAGCCAATGCGGTAGAAATAGACAAGGAGGTGCGTGCTATCATGGAAGATCAGGCAAAATCATTTCCTGACGGGATGAAATACAATATTACCTACAGCGTCAGGGATCAGATAGATGAATCCATGCACCATGTGCAGAAAACTCTTCTTGAAGCATTCGTATTGGTATTTTTGGTTGTTTTTATCTTTTTACAGGATTTCCGGGCTACCATTATCACCGCCATATCCATCCCTGTATCGCTTATCGGTACATTCTTATTCCTTCAGCTGATCGGAGCCACAATGAATGTCCTGAGCATGTTCTCCATTGTGCTGGCGATCGGTATTGTTGTGGATGATGCCATCGTGGTGATCGAGGCTATCTATGAGAAAATCCACGACCATGGAATGAAAGTGATAGATGCAGTGAATGCGGCTATGTCGGAAATTACGGGAGCGATTATTTCGATTACCATTGTAATTGCAGCTGTATTCTTGCCTGCCGGATTTCTAGATGGACCTGTGGGTGTTTTTTACAAAGAATTTGCCTTCACCATCATCTTTGCAGTGTTTATCTCCGCTGTCAACGCATTGACACTTGTACCGGTATTAAGTGCGCTGATACTGGGCAAAAAGAAAAGGGAAAAGGAAAACTCCAAAAACGGATTTTTTGTCAGAACCGGTATTTCCGCAAAATTCAAAAAGCTCTATGCGCTGCAAGCAAAGGGACTTAAAAAGTTTGATGTGGTTTTTGATAAGTTCACCTTCCAATACATCAGGTTGGTCAAATGGTCCATTGCGCGCAAATGGTGGACTCTAGGTGGGCTGACACTGGTCACAGCACTTACCTTCTTTCTTGCATCCGGCACTCCAAAAGGTTTTATCCCTACAGAAGATGATAACTTCCTTATCTTCTCCCTCACCATGCCTGAAGGATCTTCCCTTCACCGAACTAACCAATTACTCAGAGCGGCAGACTCAATTTTGCATAAGGAACCTGCAGTCGCGAGTGTAAATACAGTATCGGGCTACAATATTGTCGATGACTCTGAAAGTGCATCTACAGGGCTGGGCTATGTTAAATTGAAGGACATTAAAAACAGGGGAGATATTTCCAACATTAAGGAAGTGGTCAAACACCTAACCAAAAAACTAGAAGTATTAAACGAAGCAAAAATCAACATGTATCCACGCCCAACCGTTCAGGGCTTCGGTAATTTTGATGGGGTGCAGATCGTTCTTCAGGATTATTCTGATGGGGATCTCGCAGAATTTGGAGTGCTGGTGAATGAATTTGTGGCGGAATTGTCCAGACAAAAACAAGTGGAGAGTGCATTTACTTCATACAACACGAATTTCCCTCAATTCAAACTGGATATTGATTATGAAAAAGCGAAGGGATTGGGAGTAAGTGTGAAAGACATGATGTTTACAATTCAATCCAACTTTGGTAGAACACGTGTCGGCGATTTTAACAGATTCACACGCCAATATATGGTGTACATGCAGTCTGACATCGAGTATAGAGAAACGCCAGACGCCATCAATTCCATCATGATCAAAAACAACAAGGGCGAAATGGTACCCCTAAGTTCTTTTGTAAGACTTGTGCCATCTTATGGGCCGGAGACGGTGTTTAGATACAACCTATATAATGCAGCAAGAATTAACATTACCCCAGCAAAAGGATACAGCACAGGTGATGTGATGGGTATGATAGATGAACTCACTGCCCAAAAATTACCTGCCAATCTAGGCTTTGAATGGACAGGTATGAGTTTGGAAGAGAAGAAATCGGGTTCGGATACTACTATTATTTTCATCATCAGTATTATCCTTACCTACTTCATATTGGCTGCCCAATACGAAAGCTTCTGGCTACCGATGGCAGTAATCCTCTCTCTTCCCGCTGGTATATTGGGGATCTATGTTTCAATCAATCTTGTAGGAATAGACAATAACATCTATGTACAGGTGGGAATGATTATGCTCATAGGCTTACTTGCTAAGAATGGTATTCTAATCGTGGAATTTGTAGCCCAAAAACGAAGGGCAGGCCTAGCTGTACTGGAGGCTGTAATCGAAGCCTGTAAACTGAGGCTTCGCCCAATTATGATGACCTCTTTTGCATTTACTGCCGGACTGATTCCATTGATGTTTTCTGTGGGATCATCAGCAGAAGGCACCAAATCAGTGAGTATAGGTACCGCAGGAGGAATGATCTTCGGGATTTCCCTAGGGCTGATTTTCATCCCGGTACTTGCCTTTGTTTTCCAGCAGCTACAAGACCGTTTATCCCTGACCGTAAGTAAGACCG from Algoriphagus sp. NG3 encodes the following:
- a CDS encoding sigma-54 dependent transcriptional regulator gives rise to the protein MKHILLVEDDLTYSRIVKTFLEKNGFTVQTAVKVKEAQQLFGNSKFDLIIADFRLPDGTGMELLQWSKSNFPQTQVILITHYSDIRIAIKAMKLGAFEYITKPINPDELLATVNESLSAKTSVPATIADASSIPASPPKKNFHSGYVVGSSAEAEKLEKHIQLVAPTDLSVLVLGDTGTGKEFISRRIHDFSTRKDGPFIAIDCGALPRELAGSELFGHVKGAFTGALDNKTGHFEMANGGTIFLDEIGNLGYEVQIQLLRAIQERTIRKIGGNKEIQIDVRIIAATNDNLLLQAGDGHFREDLYHRLNEFTLSAIPLRNRKEDLEDFAGQFLEESNDRLGKNIKGFSPEVWETFLAYDWPGNLRELRNIIKRAVLLSSGSHVEKESLPADLYEPSSSIGSTQSTHGSFSRTNELPSPKDYKSQWVEQEKELIQKVLMDTKFNKSKTARILNMDRKTLYSKMEKYGLD
- a CDS encoding hybrid sensor histidine kinase/response regulator codes for the protein MKRKTPSSNTAGKVVTGFFIAAIFLIGMAGLTYYTQNRLLETMKELAEPNQKLNLLNKLQSEIIQITQFDHSGIDEDFRVQDSSVVSLKDKLWELASLAEDSLEYSYIQSVQTNLDTLIIGYINLYEVKTNLANRNFTQEALNKVELGIRRRATSLELQPIGKINPKDYLFKELEQEMSLRQEAMANKNILSKDDDKSLAYLRDLQKQNIKDPNLPAGQPLDSVLYNIRGVINRVNREEAFQRQKLAQMESEISVSQSKIINTIQNLVSTLQQRALEKSDTQNDSAYKLTYDMTYFLIMIVILAVIGAAVMVYSILKEIKVTKKYQENLEISRQKSEQLARSKQEFLANMSHEIRNPLHVIQGYRSVLEKSELDSSQQSHLRMIGFASDTLMEIVDEVLDFSKLEAGKLKLEAHPFDPEVLFSSLQNFFELQASEKKIDFEWSLELPEDKWLIGDQLRLKQILNNLLSNAFKFTSDGAICVDVKWGEGVLTVEISDTGIGMSKEVLEKVFREFDQADTSISRKYGGTGLGLAIVQRLVSLMEGEITATSEQGEGTTMLVKLPMGTTESELGVFNPDEIVSLDLAGLKILLVDDDKVGIRYLETILSYFGASIIAYPGGTNFRDEFVSIDFDLAILDIQMPEFSGFDVVRKLRSYEKYQGIPILAMTANVFVEERDKMLESGFSEIIFKPFQERVLIECLGRFFPDHVLKDSPVNKKISESESTLFQLKDLARFCMGDELLLQDIVRELVAETQKDLEMMQQARRKNDFDQILEICHQLGSRLGQIKSSAGQTARKVENSLKIGNKNGLGDLLNQLDEEIRILLAALTETIDKTVNV
- a CDS encoding DsrE family protein, which encodes MIKIIASLSFFVSLLATQFSLAQEAQFPLVKGFGGIYQVTEATEKPDPDLDYYILVDMSTGATDNAEISRWVDNMARMMNLHGISGVSKRQMHVKVVVHGSAIFTILGNEEYQKRFSTDNPNIPVYKALEEAGVEILVCGQSLHARGVKTSELYPGVNVALSALTTVTTYVPKGYTLLRF
- the folD gene encoding bifunctional methylenetetrahydrofolate dehydrogenase/methenyltetrahydrofolate cyclohydrolase FolD; this translates as MAILIDGKKTSSEIKSEIAARVAEIKAEGGKTPHLAAILVGNDGASHTYVNAKVKACSECGFESTLVRLDDDVSEEELLKVVADINENPEIDGLIVQLPLPKHISVEKVTDKIKPEKDLDGFTPANVGRMALNWPAYVAATPYGIVELLKRYNIETSGKHCVVIGRSHIVGSPMSILMARNGYPGNATVTLTHSRTANLPEIARSADILIVALGKPHFVTADMVKPGAVVIDVGIHRIEDASKKSGFRLVGDVKFEEVAEIASAITPVPGGVGPMTIASLLYNTLLSAEKKVYG
- the lepA gene encoding translation elongation factor 4 encodes the protein MDMQKIRNFCIIAHIDHGKSTLADRLLQQTDTVADRDMQNQLLDNMDLERERGITIKSHAIQMKYTHEGEVYTLNLIDTPGHVDFSYEVSRSIAACEGALLIVDASQGIEAQTISNLYLALGHDLEIIPVLNKIDLPGADPESVADEVIDLIGCDREDIILASGKTGIGIDDILKAVVNRIPAPKGDPDAPLQAMIFDSVYNPFRGVEVIFRIFNGTFSKGDKIKFVNTGKEYEADEIGILGLNQIPQHTMSAGNVGYLISGVKVAKEIKVGDTITHIKRPCDKAIQGFENVKPMVFAGIYPVETTDYEELRYSMEKLQLNDASLVWEPETSMALGFGFRCGFLGMLHMEIIQERLEREFDMTVITTVPSVQFKALMTNDTYQVINAPSDMPDPTRMKHIEEPYVKASIITASEYVGAVITLCMDKRGQIKNQVYLTAERVELTFDMPLAEIVFDFFDKLKTISRGYASLDYELKGYEVSHMVRLDVMLNGEPVDALSAVVHRDKAYEWGRRLCEKLKELVPRQMFEIAIQAAIGQKIIARETVKALRKNVLAKCYGGDISRKRKLLEKQKKGKKRMRQVGNVEVPQEAFMAVLKLD
- a CDS encoding efflux RND transporter periplasmic adaptor subunit, with the protein product MKYHYLFRSNRKVLFTILSSLTLMIGCKEAEVEEEGIPLPVLTLKQESAALAFNYLGSIEGVENVQIRPQVEGILEAIYVDEGQYVKKGDPLFKINSQPYMEDLKNAQANVELEKARLKKAQTEIDRLRPLIENEVISGVRMETTLADYEVAQSSLAKAEAAAANMQINMNFTTINAPVDGLIGRIPKSIGNVVKKSDDAPITTLSNVREIYVYFSMSESDYLYYERMKKDSTSKRMNPDVKLVLADGSIYDKVGKIDANSGQINRSTGSITLRAHFENPDTLLRTGNTGKILMEQIYPNAILIPQSATTTIQDKRFIFLLNDDNTVSQHEITIEGRSGTNYIVTGNTLKPNDRIVTAGLNKLSEGVLVKPLAQGKLLSDL